The following nucleotide sequence is from Primulina tabacum isolate GXHZ01 chromosome 2, ASM2559414v2, whole genome shotgun sequence.
ACAAGATGAAGATAGTTGAATGGAACCAGTAGAAATGATAGGAATAGAATTACCATTTGGGAGGTTCACTGATCCTGCGGCAGAAAGGCATGGTTGTAGATTTTGAAGACCAGTAGAAGTTCCTGAAATATGAGCATTTGCACCACTGTCCAATATCCACTCATTAGTATCTGAAATGGACAGTAAACTAGTAGCCATACCTGCTAAATTTGCTGATGGGGGAGAATTGATGGTTGAATTCTCAAGGAGTCTCAGAATTTGTGCATATTGAGTGGAAGTAAACTGCACTCCAGCAGATGTAGGGGACTGTGATTCAGCAGTAGGTTTAGATGCTTCACTGACCAAGTTATGCGCAAAGGCTCTAGTATTCTTTGAGGTGAGCTTACAACCTTTGTTTTGAGGAAATTTTTTTGTGAAGCTTATGACCTGGAGGGTAGCCAATTAAACGAAAACAATAATCCTTTGTATGTCCTGGGATAGAGCAGTGGTCACATTTTACTATCTCTGATTGTTTTGAAGATGAAGAATAGAATGCAGTGGTGGGAGCATCTGAGATCTGTTGAAAGACCAGCACATTTCGATGTGCTTCTTCTTGACAGATAAGTGAGTAGGCTTGACTCACAGAAGGGAGTGGATTCATCAAGAGGATCTGACTTCGAATTGAGCTATAATTGTCATTAAGCCCCATAAGAAACTGAATTAACCACTGTTGCTGCTCATGTTCAGCATAAGCTCTGGAGTTAGGGCAATCACAAGACGGTGAAGTTATCAATGAGGCTAGCTCATCCCATAGCTGTTTGAGCTTCGAGAAATATACGGAAATGGTTGTTGTTCCTTGTGATAAACGAGCAATGTCACGATGAATAGCATAAATTCTGGATCCACAAATTTTGTCAAAACGCTCCTTAAGATCTGCCCAAACGCTTGATGCATCATTCGCATAAACAAGTCCGCAGAAAATTTCTTTAGAGACCGAAGAAAAAATCCGAGACAACACAACCGCATTGCATCGCTCCCACTGATATAAGGTTGGAGAATTTGCCGCTGGTTTTCTACAGGTTCCATTGATGAATCCTAGCTTATTTTTAGCTTGGAGTGCAATCTTCATTGCTCGGCTCCAAATACTATAATTCTCAGATCCGATCAAAGGATCAACAACAAGAGACGTACCAGGAGCATCGGATGGGTGCAAATATAAAGGATCGTTGAAGCCGAAAGTTGATGTCGTATTCGCCATGATTACGCAAAAATACAGAGCGTgaaaaaattcttaaaaattctTCGGAATTACTCTGAATCACTCAAGAGCATCTTCAAAATTATTCTGAAGCACCGAAGATTGAAGTTGCCGATCTGCTGCAAACATATCACGATCGAAACaaaaccgctctgataccatgttaatgAGCGTATTATTCATCCGAAAAATTGAGAGAAGTTGTGTACAGTATGCcctatatatatacaaactGGTAACTATTTTTGGTCTACAGCTCAATAGCTAATTATCATGTCATTGACTAAGTATTTAGTTGACTAGCACACTTCAGTTGGTGGACTTTGATAGACTTTGGTAGACTATGTAACAAAGTTCAAAATCATGAAGTTCCCGTGATTAGAAAACTCCAAGATTTTTTTGCCCTGAACTAAATAAAGCTATCACAACATTTgttcttgaatttcttgaatCCCAACTCAAAATCGTCACTTTCAACTAGAAATTTGGAACTTTTCCGAGCTGATAACCAAATCCCAGAAAAATTATCTTGCTTTTCGAacaaatttgtaaaaaaaaaaaaacaacagtAAAGATATTGAGATTTCTCTTGTTTTGGTTACCTCAATAGGGTTGAGTTTTCTTAGATAGAACATTTCTGGAGTCTCCGGGAAACCCCCAACATTCCTCCGGATCTTTCTGCAGGCATGAGAATCCCTAATGCAAGAGCTAATCTTACCCCAGTAGCTCTCACTCGCCACGCGATCTTTCAACCAGCCCGAATAATCCCCCAAGTAGTACTCCAAATAGACCCGGTTCATGACGGGTTGACCCGATCCTTTGTCCGTGACAGCATACGCAAAGATGATGAACCCAACAAGAGCGGCGATGATGAAGAACATGGCCCACAAGTAGAGGTACATGAGGAACGTGTTGCGGTAGCACGCGCCGGCGAAGCCCGCGAGTGAGACCACCATGATGGAGACGCCTATAACGATGAGTGGCCACTGCAGGAACTTGAGGCAGTCGGTATTGTTGGCTCGGCTGCTCAGCCATATCCCGCCGCCGAGGATGGGGATTGAAAGCAAGAAAGTGAGGAAGTTGAGGAGGCCTATCAGGTGGTTGCTGGCTCTCATTTTCGCTTGATATAATTACTCGTAGATTAGATGAGATTTTTGAAGGGAAGTGTGCGTGTTTGTGTTCTTGGTAGTGAAGCTGTGAGCTCGGCGGATTTGAAAATGGTGGAGCGGAAGACAAGAAACATGCACTCACGCCTGTCCTAAATCATCGACAAGTGTGCAGACCAAACACAAAATTAAACCTATAGATTTATCTAATTAGCCTCAACAATTTTGATATCTTATCCATTAATGTTCTACGACTTTTCCACAATTTGGTTGGTATTtctaaaaaatattgattatttagtaattatttaaaaattaagtttttcctattttcaaatttcttattTTGTATTAATTTCTATTAATATAATCAAAACGATATAtcgattttgatattttaaaagtaatTATAAcattttgataaataaatgtAAATATATTTGGATAATCTTGTCCCAATAGTTATTATCACAAGATAGAGAAATATGTTATCCAATTAAagataattttttatatgttattaaataaattattaatttacttATTTATCAAACattctaaattaaaaaaaaattcaatttggcttttattttcatttttaaacaCTATCAAATCTTCTATAAATTTATACTTGAATTAAGACTagattttccaaaaaaaaaaagttattacAATTTTGTTCATATTCTAATATTATGTCATTAGTTTGTTCGTTGTTTAAATTGATTTTGCAGTAGAGAATATtggtattttttaaataattattattttaagaaatataatattatgaagaaaattttaaatatatatgagAAAAGGATAACTAGGTTATCTAGATTAGTTGTTTTTGTATGGGATAtcttaaataattgaaaaaagcATACACAGGACAatcttattattttcatttaaattaataatttaatcaagACCAAAAAAATGTTGTGCATGTTTACCCAAAATTTAATGCAAAGCATAAAATTTCCatctaataaaaaataatttatatttatttaaatttaataaaatttataattatatttgagACCATACCTGATTTTTAATGAaggcattaaatcaaatgaattaatGTCTTTCATGTTTGGTTAAATTTCTTGGTTGTTTCCTTTGACTAATTCCGTATGATTGATTGAgttcaaataatttaaattaattctcTTGGAGTGTGACAGAAGCTAAAAAATCGAATTAAAGAGTAATAATCAGAGAAGAAGGAAGGAATCTAGCTGGAATATttgtataataatattttaatttttgggTAAAAAAATGTTATAAATTGTCATGCTAGCTGCTAACCCAACATGTTGCGTTTGCCTCACATAATGTTGGACGGATAAGATTCACTAAACACATCTCTCctcacatatataaatatatatatatatatgtgtgtgtgttcaCTGACAATGTTCATCAGTGATCGTAACACTCAGTCATTAGATGTGATGAATAATATCAAAATTGTATATTCAATATGTGAATATTATCTCATTGAAAACTACTCAATTATTATATTCATATATTGTAAGACGTGATTGATGGACAAcataacaaaattatatatatatatatatatgtgtgagaAAATGACCACTTATCCATCTACAGACGActtcacaatatatatatatatatatacgtatatacACACGTACACGTAAAATTATTTGGCCTTAAAAATATAAACCAAAAATGGATGGATCGAAGAAGATGATTGGACGTGTAGGAGCAAGATATTAAATTCGGCAAGAACGTAACCAAGGGAATATAAAAAGAAATCCACAGAGATCAAAGGCGGTGGAAAACGATGACGGAGGAGAGGATAATATTGGACTATTGGTTCAAACAAAATAATAGAAAATCGATTAATTTGGAATATCAcagttttctatttttttaaaaaaatttggttagATTGGTTTAGGTTAAATTGAATagatatatttttcaataaaaacaaaattcaattctatcaattttttaaaatataaaatttgttttGATTAGATTTTTTAATAAACTTGGTCAGTTCGGTCACTgctaattttaataatattcgattttttcgggttttattaaaattttggtTGGTTCGATTAGGTTAAAAAAATTAGGTTTATTAGGTTTTGAACAAATTGTTTAGTGTACCCCTAAATTGAACAAGGAAATTCCTTACCTTTTTTGGATAAACCATATGGATTTGGTAAAATATTTGATCGATATGTGCAAGagcaataatatttttattatgagaTTACATTTTAAACTATTGtaagatttaaaagatttaattcgTATGTTTTGATAGAACACTAATTAACCCTACAGAATTAATTTCAAACGACTCAATTTGGTGAGAAGTTAAAATCAATAAATgtgatataaataaatttaatggaATTTAAAGGTATCCAAATAAAGTATGAGACTTAAATTCATGGTTTGCAACATGTAAAGAGAGAAATGGCAACCACACTTCATTTTATTGgtcaaaaattatatttctctaTCATCACTTTTTCGAGTGAGcttatcatatttaatttacaTAATATGATTTACTTGAATAATGTGTATTGATCCGATTTTCTATTATTTTGCCTAGTTTTCATAGTGACCTCAATCGATAAAAAAAACCGAAAGCAAAATAAAAGACACAATCAACTTTAATTTGATTCGGTCCAACAAATATATATTCACGGGACTATGCCCATATATCAAGCAAATCAATTAAATCTCATATGTTACATTCATATAAAGACTTattcaaataaaagattttatctttttagCTTATATGACAAACACATTTAATAGACTTCAGCTGATAACATAACTCGTCTTCAATATCCACCAACTCGTACTCTTTTCGACAACATGAGGAATGTTCTCTTTCGAGAACGTCACTTTACTCTCACAAGGAATGAATTATCAATCAGTAAATGTTTATGTACCATCGACAATAGAAAAGACCCCGAAACAAAATGATAAAGTGACGATGTTTGAATCTTGTCGTAGCAGTTGTCGTGACACATGATGCCACAAGGAATCAACATAttcatttttcttcacaaagagtTGCTCACAACAACTGACACTCTCTCATAATAATATAACTCCTTTATATATAAGACCTTATCATATCTATAatagacaattttcaaatattgcaTCGTATCTTTTCAAGATAATGTTATCCAATATCTTCATCATATCTGTAAAACATATTCAAACAAACTTCTTCATTATCTTTCTATTTTCAAAACTCTTCAAAtcgataattttaatttttctgacaaataatataaaaaataaggcAACCAAAAATAACATATAACATGTTTTGCTGGATATTGTGTTAGTCTAGGGTTTACCCAGTGCACACCGAAGATTATTCCcaagaaaaaaaggaaaaaacaaaTCATAATTTTTACAATATATTAGATGTTTCATATCAACTGAATTAAGTTATTAGGAGTTATATACATGGATTTGGACACTCCCCCTCGAGCTAGTTTTTAGGGTCAAGTTATATTCAGtctcaattttaaaatagtgtCAGAGCCGAGATTCACTTTTACGTGTTTGACTACCATATAAGCCACCCGctaatgttttttaaaatttacgcTCCTTAATTTCTACACGTCATAGCTATGTTAGATGTGTCAAATCGACTgaattaaattcttaaaaattgtATATATGCATTTGAACAGTCCTTTCCAACCATGAGTTACACAAGTCACAATCTTTAACACAATGAATACCGCAACCTATTGGCAAAAGGGTCAGGCCTGAACACCCCGAATCATGGCCTCGCAACTAGCTAGGGTACTTAGTCTCATTGTCTGAGCTTCCTACACACCATGCTCCCTGAGCAAAACATGGGTTCGGCCCTACAACTATCGACAATCTTGTCTAATACAGGATCATCTTTAGGAAACTTAAGCGCAAACGGCGGGGTGATACTATTCACCATATATACGGCTGAAATTATTGACAGTTAATAATCTTGGATGCTGCTTAGGAGGAGTATCCCAAACAATGTAGTGGAGATCGTGACTTGCAGCAATATTTCGAAACTCTTCGGGCGGGGCAAGGAAATGAACTTTGTGTAGTACATCAGGACTGTTCCGGGAAGATTATCCCACCTCCATGTGCAGTATTCCACGAATGAATGGGTCAGAATTATCCATGCTGAACCTGTTATAATAAGCAAATTGTAAATCTACTTCAAATTGATCACAAGAaatcattatttttatcatttcttgaattcattaatatatgttataaaatattactaataaagccaaaaaaaatgatataaaaatcaagaaaatctatattaatattttgaaatggTGAAAAACAAGCTTTGAGAAAAATTAATCGTTAAAATTTTCCATTTTAAGATTTAACATAACAAATTTCCGAAATAGCAATAggatttgatatttaaaaaaaaaatacacaattcactttgatttgatatttaaaaaaaataaacaatccACTTTGTTATataaatgatataaatatagagtaggtctcttgtgagacagtctcacgaatctttatctgtaagaagGGTCAGCCCTACCGAtcttcacaataaaaagtaatactcttagcataaaagtaatattttttcatggatgatccaaataagagatccgtctcacaaattacaacctgtgagaccgtctcacacaagtttttgccataaatatatacataatatatattattaattttttaatgatttattcaATTAATATGCTGAGTTGTATAATTACATTAAAGCGTATATTAGCTGTAGTAAAATCAATCCAATGTAAATCAATTAGACCTGAGTTGAGAATTTCCTataagaaaataatataaatataaaccaAAAAAACTACTGCGTCGAAAACATGTGAAACCCTTCTTGTTGTCTTTTCACTGCCTAGGTGCGAAGAAAGCACATTAAACTTGTGAAACCCTTCATGGGTTTTGGCTGGACTTGAGCCCATCCAAGCCCCTGACAGTGATCGGCTCCTAATCAGAGTTTTACTTCTGATTATTTATAGTACAAGATGATatgaattcaaaataaaaatatataaagttCATCGATCGGTTTATATATGTTAAAACACACCGTAGTACACTTCTTGTGTAACATAGAATCTTCCAACATCTGAGCATGAACGCACATGCACGTAAAAAGGGAAAGCAGATAATGAGTTATAAATCTGCTGTAAAGCGAAAGTATTTTAGTATAGCATGCAATGAGAACAAAGATTGTGCATTGTTCTTATGTCAAAAAGCCCCTTTAAATAAACATTTGCTTATTTGCATTCATTACTTCAACATAAAGCTTGCTTTTTCTTGGAAATATAACATCGAGCagttatatatttttaagaTAGATTTGACCGTATTTTTCAGAATTCAAAAAAATGCATATATAAAGAATTCTGAAGTGCAAAACCGATTTAAAACTTTGACATGGTAGCACAAGTAACTTTTTATATAAAAGAATTGATGAAATATGAGAATCTTTTTCATAATGAGCAGTTCTTACCCATCGCGTTGAATTACAAGTGGCAATTAGTGGTGGCCATCTCCCTCAAACTTCTTAAGGATATTGTATGTATTTTACAATGCGAATTGAGTATATATAATTAAGGATGCATTCGATATATGgattaatttgattaatttaaGTTTCTAcatatgatttaaacaagaaGTTAATTCAAACCTGGATTTTAATGTACCTTTTTTAGATGTATTTGAAATATATCGTAAACATAGATGAAAACGCTCAAATTCAGAATTTGTCTGAAATAAATTTATCCAAACAACACACTCAAAGTActgataaaacaaaaaataaattttaaatttttttccaatCATTCCACGATTGGTCTTATCCCCTACATTGTCACTTGGATACATGTGTGGCATTGACTATGCATGTATCTAATGACAAAAAGCACACTCACTTACTTTAATGCATAAAACAACGGTTACAAATATCTACCAACAAGAAAGTTTTACCGGAGAGAAAAATAAGCACCCTAATTTGGTCTTTCTATCCATTATTTATACCCATTTTCTCATTTGAATCATTGCAAGAATCTTGTCTTCAAATTAGGGTTTTTAAGTACTAAGTTTAATTTTCTCAATGGATTTGTTCAATGCAAACATGATGATCATTGAGGTTCACGTGTTGTTGGTTGGGAATGATGTGGTTAGCCTTCTTGAGACTAGTAAATTGCTAGAGTTCAACTCATACAAAGGTAATTAATAATTAGATATTCATGGCTTAcatggttctggattttgattTTTCCATCATATGTTTAGTACTGGTTCGAATCTCTTTTGAAATGTGGAGTCATTGGAGCAAAAATGGGAAAATTTGAGATCTCCATGTCTCAAATCTATATTAGGTTTGAATGGTTAAATTTGATTCTTCCTAGcttatttgaatatttttaattgaAGAACACGTCGAGATTTCACCTTAAACACGTCGAAAAGTTtgtaatatatacatatatagcgTGGTTTGGAATCAGACATCACGATGGTAACTTAAATCTGAGCTTCCCGCGCTTTTTGTTGTCTTAAATTTCCATCATTTGATAT
It contains:
- the LOC142525331 gene encoding tetraspanin-3-like: MRASNHLIGLLNFLTFLLSIPILGGGIWLSSRANNTDCLKFLQWPLIVIGVSIMVVSLAGFAGACYRNTFLMYLYLWAMFFIIAALVGFIIFAYAVTDKGSGQPVMNRVYLEYYLGDYSGWLKDRVASESYWGKISSCIRDSHACRKIRRNVGGFPETPEMFYLRKLNPIESGCCKPPTSCGFAYNNETFWTDGGLTGNDPDCQRWSNDQSQLCYDCDSCKAGVLASLKKSWRKASVINIVVLVILVIVYVVACAAFRHNKQMDNDEPYGETRMEKERPSRIHF